Proteins co-encoded in one Lates calcarifer isolate ASB-BC8 linkage group LG17, TLL_Latcal_v3, whole genome shotgun sequence genomic window:
- the LOC108881429 gene encoding LOW QUALITY PROTEIN: SAC3 domain-containing protein 1-like (The sequence of the model RefSeq protein was modified relative to this genomic sequence to represent the inferred CDS: inserted 3 bases in 3 codons): protein MMQVNDNLLKGPMNRRRAPRRISHSQRRDAPPRGEWRQRNQEQWRGQDKAQMRPVEEDDRRERHGKETVPRGTCQTMCPAHELWDRQTQNRLHHFEILAGTERDRQPRADPLRAVKEYSRPAAGKDSTNPADLRPPAVLLKTVCYLIDDIAAXPNLCPWTEVYGFVFDRLRGVKQDMIIQRVSGLDCVAILERTVRFLIYASYRLCGEPCGXYDPRINDTHLQENLSWLLDCYATVTELHPNQEEFQALGLLYNLGSARATQHIMELPERLRSAPAIRLALSINRXYLERNPVRVLRLAQRLNFLQCCALHQHLVTCRRDLLLIFSHGYSSRNCRFPLDRLAQLLCLDVPLTARLCQAYRVDVSQDSHVVFSKAAFTEPEQGTLHCKLYHSIVAEKQRDLTVGSIIHGCA from the exons ATGATGCAGGTAAACGACAACTTGCTGAAAGGACCAATGAACCGTAGGAGAGCTCCTCGTCGCAT CTCTCACTCACAGAGGAGGGATGCGCCACCAAGAGGAGAGTGGAGGCAGAGGAACCAGGAGCAATGGCGAGGCCAAGACAAAGCACAGATGAGACCggtggaggaggatgatagACGTGAACGGCATGGTAAAGAAACAGTGCCCAGGGGGACCTGCCAGACCATGTGCCCTGCTCATGAGCTGTGGGACCGTCAGACGCAGAACCGCCTTCACCATTTTGAGATATTAGCAGGAACTGAAAGGGATCGACAGCCCAGGGCAGACCCATTGCGTGCCGTCAAGGAGTACTCCAGACCAGCAGCTGGGAAAGACTCGACAAACCCTGCTGACCTCCGTCCACCTGCTGTCCTTCTGAAAACTGTGTGTTACCTTATTGACGACATCGCTG TCCCTAATCTGTGTCCTTGGACTGAG GTGTATGGCTTTGTGTTTGATCGGCTGCGTGGTGTGAAGCAGGACATGATCATCCAGAGGGTGTCTGGGTTGGACTGTGTGGCCATTTTAGAGCGGACAGTACGCTTCCTCATCTATGCCTCTTATCGCCTTTGTGGCGAGCCCTGCG TCTACGACCCACGCATTAATGATACACACCTACAAGAGAATCTAAGCTGGCTGCTGGATTGCTACGCAACTGTAACAGAACTGCATCCCAACCAGGAAGAGTTTCAGGCTCTTGGTCTTCTGTACAACTTGG GTTCAGCTCGTGCCACACAGCACATCATGGAGCTCCCTGAGCGGCTCCGCAGTGCTCCTGCCATCAGGCTCGCTCTGTCTATCAACC CTTATCTGGAGCGAAACCCTGTACGTGTGCTCCGATTGGCTCAGAGGCTGAACTTCCTGCAGTGTTGTGCGCTCCACCAGCACCTGGTGACATGTCGAAGAGATCTGCTGCTAATATTCAGCCACGGATACAGCAGTCGCAACTGCCGCTTTCCACTTGACAGACTTGCTCAGCTCTTGTGCTTAGATGTGCCACTTACAGCCCGACTCTGTCAGGCTTATCGAGTGGATGTTAGCCAGGACAGCCATGTGGTTTTCTCCAAGGCTGCTTTCACTGAGCCTGAACAAGGGACACTGCATTGTAAACTGTATCACAGCATAGTggctgagaaacagagagaccTCACTGTTGGGAGTATCATTCACGGTTGTGCTTGA
- the LOC108877423 gene encoding HAUS augmin-like complex subunit 8 → MSRDTEPSLLGKSMLQSTFSDGHCFRPDFDISVIKDKTVIENAAEPERSPENEKRDVEMQTFLLAYLTAKMESNTAKLKAEAEARILQMMEEEKALHNEVQRKKRQYLLAEKKRLENELLDLQIAALTPVPEAAKQFTEDYMCFATAVDTTRHELPVKNFFIDGDRREFLDKAEACLKESEKLLVECTEGNHKDNSTSLECLRDIKMTSKDISQQLSGAFSELLELSSLVCRHTVHVQQAMEEEQLGTARTHELYCPKQ, encoded by the exons ATGTCACGTGACACCGAACCATCACTGCTCGGGAAAAGTATGCTGCAGTCTACTTTCTCAGATGGACACTGCTTTCGGCCAGattttgatatttctgtcatCAAAG ACAAAACAGTGAtagaaaatgcagcagaaccCGAGAGAAGCCCAGAGAATGAGAAGAGGGACGTTGAAATGCAAACATTCCTACTGGCGTACCTCACAGCTAAG ATGGAGAGCAATACTGCAAAACTTAAGGCTGAGGCAGAGGCAAGGATCCTGCAGAtgatggaggaagaaaaggcACTGCATAATGAGGTCCAGAGGAAGAAGCGCCAATACCTGCTCGCAGAAAAGAAGAGGCTTGAGAATGAGCTGTTGGATTTGCAG ATTGCTGCATTGACTCCTGTGCCAGAAGCTGCCAAGCAGTTCACAGAGGACTACATGTGTTTTGCAACAGCTGTTGACACCACCCGACATGAGCTGCCTGTCAAGAATTTCTTCATTGATGGGGACAGAAGGGAATTTCTAG ATAAAGCTGAGGCTTGCCTGAAGGAGAGCGAGAAGTTGCTGGTGGAGTGCACTGAGGGAAATCATAAGGACAACAGCACATCTCTCGAGTGCCTTAGAGAtataaaaatgacatcaaaggacatcagtCAGCAGCTGTCAGG tgcattttcagagctgctggagctgtcATCACTGGTCTGCCGCCATACAGTCCATGTCCAGCAGGCCATGGAAGAAGAGCAGCTTGGTACAGCAAGAACCCATGAGCTCTACTGCCCCAAACAGTGA